The following is a genomic window from Acidobacteriota bacterium.
ATGATGATCGTCGACCGGGCGGGGGCGAACGTCCGCCACGCGCAGGTGACCGACCTGCCCGACACGCTGCGGCCGGGCGACCTGCTGGTGCTCAACGACACCCGGGTCATTCCCGCCCGGCTGTTCGGTGTCAAGGCGGACGGCGGCGCCGCCGTGGAGCTCCTGCTGCTGCGCCGGCTTGACGACGGGACCTGGAAGGCGATGGTCCGCCCCGGCCGCCGGCTGCGGGACGGGGCGGAGATTCGCCTGCCGGCCGGTGCCCGGGCGCGCGTCGCCGGCGCCTTCGACGACGGCACCCGGGCCATCGCGCTGGACACACCGGTGCCGCTGGACGAATATCTGGACGCCTATGGCGCCACGCCGCTCCCGCCCTACATCCGTCGCACCGGCTCTCAGGACGAGGCCTTCCACCGCCTCCGCTACCAGACGGTCTTCGCGCGGGAGCCGGGTTCGGTGGCGGCGCCCACCGCCGGACTCCACTTCACGCCGGCGGTGCTGCATCGTTTGGCGCAGCTGGGAGTTGAGACCGTCACTCTGACGCTCCATGTGGGACTGGGCACCTTCAAGCCGGTCCAGGTTGAGGACATCACCCGGCACCAGATGGATCCGGAGGGCTACACGCTGACCCACGACGCGGCCGCCCGGATTCAGGCGGCGCGCGAGGCGGGGCGGCGGGTGGTGGCGGTGGGGACGACGGTGACGCGAACGCTGGAACATCTGGCCCGCAGCCGCGACGGCCGGATCGTCCCCGGCAGCGGCTGGACCAGCCTGTTCATCTATCCCGGTCACGAGTTCCGGGTCGTGGGCGCTTTGCTCACAAACTTCCACCTGCCGGGATCCACCCTGTTGATGTTGGTGGCGGCGTTCGCGGGGCGAGAGTTCATCCTCTCATGCTACCGCCAGGCGGTGGACGCCGGGTACCGCTTCTACAGCTACGGCGACTGCATGCTCATCGTCTGACCCGGGCGCGGCCCGTTCGCCGCTCAGGGGATCCCCACGTATGCGCTCATTCGCGTCCAGTCCTCGGTGATGAACAGCAAGTCGCCCA
Proteins encoded in this region:
- the queA gene encoding tRNA preQ1(34) S-adenosylmethionine ribosyltransferase-isomerase QueA: MMIVDRAGANVRHAQVTDLPDTLRPGDLLVLNDTRVIPARLFGVKADGGAAVELLLLRRLDDGTWKAMVRPGRRLRDGAEIRLPAGARARVAGAFDDGTRAIALDTPVPLDEYLDAYGATPLPPYIRRTGSQDEAFHRLRYQTVFAREPGSVAAPTAGLHFTPAVLHRLAQLGVETVTLTLHVGLGTFKPVQVEDITRHQMDPEGYTLTHDAAARIQAAREAGRRVVAVGTTVTRTLEHLARSRDGRIVPGSGWTSLFIYPGHEFRVVGALLTNFHLPGSTLLMLVAAFAGREFILSCYRQAVDAGYRFYSYGDCMLIV